Sequence from the Methanosarcina siciliae T4/M genome:
CTCGCATGGACATTACCTGTATTATATAGTGTATTCAAACAGAGGATTGGCTGGATTTCAGCACTTATCGCATTTACGTGTTTTGTGTTGAATGCCCAGGTGATCCCGTACACTATGGCAGGCACTCCTGTGACGGGTTCGTTTACATGGTTGCCGGCAGCTGGTCTATCTTTGGACTTTTACGGAGACGGTATGGCCGTGCTCCTTGCGCTGATCGTTTCAGGCATTGGTGTTATCATCATGTCTTATTCAAACGGTTACATGTCCACAAAGGAAGACCTGCCAAGGTACTACCAGTGGCTCCTGCTCTTCATGGGTGCAATGCTGGGCATTGCCTATACAGATAATACGATCCAGATGTTTATTTTCTGGGAACTGACCAGTATAACATCTTTTATGCTTATCGGATACTGGAGAGAAAGACCGGAATCCGTATACGGCGCAACCAAGGCTTTTCTGATCACTGCCGGTGGCGGACTTTTCATGTTCGCAGGCTTCCTGATGCTCAGGGTTGTTACAGGTACCTATGGAATCTCTGAAGTTGCTCAGAGCTCCGAACTCCTTTCGACACTCCACGGAAGCTCGCTTTATGTTGCAGTCCTTGTGTTGATCTTTATAGGAGCTGCTTCCAAATCCGCTCAGGGTCCGTTCTATGTATGGCTGCCCAACGCAATGGAAGCTCCGACCCCTGTAAGCGCCTTCCTGCACTCGGCTACAATGGTCAAGGCCGGTGTCTACCTGGTTGCAAGGATGCACCCCATCCTTTCGGGAACTCCCGAATGGTTAATCCTTGTTTCAGGGACAGGAATGATCACCATGGTGATGGCAGGTTTCATGGCGTTCCGGCAGACAGACATCAAAGCTATTCTGGCTTACTCTACGATCAGCCAGCTGGCTTACCTGATGACTATGTACGGGTACAGTACTGCCGAACACCCGGGACTGGGCTTTGCTGCAGCAACCTTCCACCTGCTGAACCACTCCACCTTCAAGGCTACCCTCTTCCTTGTTGCAGGTATTGTGGCTCACGAGGCGACGACTCGAGACATAAGAAAACTGGGTGGTTTGCGTAAGGAGATGCCAAAGACCTTTATCGTTGCGGTAATCGCAGCAGCTTCAATGGCTGGTGTTCCTCCCCTCAACGGTTTCCTCAGCAAGGAAATGTTCTACGAGACATCTCTTGAAATCGGAGAACTGGTTTCAGAGACCTATGGAGGTCCCTGGGCTATTATCTTCCCCGCTGTTGCAGTGGCCGGTGGTGTATTCACCCTTATGTACTCTATCAAACTGATAGATGGGATCTTCCTTGGAGAGAGGACTCACGACCACGATGTCCCTCACCACGTCCATGAAGCTCCCTGGGTTATGCTGGCTCCGGCAGTTTTCCTTGTATGCCTGATCATCTTCTTCGGGCTCTACCCCAAGTTCCCGATAAGCGTCCTGATCCAACCTGCCTATAGCGGCCTTGTCCCCCATGCGGATCACCTGCATGTAGCGCTCTGGCACGGAGTTACCACGCCGCTTCTGATGACGATAGCAACCTTTGCCATCGGTCTTGTACTCTACAAATTCTATGACTCAATTGCTGCCTGGCAGAACAGCTTCAACGACAAGCTTCCCTGG
This genomic interval carries:
- the mbhE gene encoding hydrogen gas-evolving membrane-bound hydrogenase subunit E → MDPFNAIVIAVFLPFILAWTLPVLYSVFKQRIGWISALIAFTCFVLNAQVIPYTMAGTPVTGSFTWLPAAGLSLDFYGDGMAVLLALIVSGIGVIIMSYSNGYMSTKEDLPRYYQWLLLFMGAMLGIAYTDNTIQMFIFWELTSITSFMLIGYWRERPESVYGATKAFLITAGGGLFMFAGFLMLRVVTGTYGISEVAQSSELLSTLHGSSLYVAVLVLIFIGAASKSAQGPFYVWLPNAMEAPTPVSAFLHSATMVKAGVYLVARMHPILSGTPEWLILVSGTGMITMVMAGFMAFRQTDIKAILAYSTISQLAYLMTMYGYSTAEHPGLGFAAATFHLLNHSTFKATLFLVAGIVAHEATTRDIRKLGGLRKEMPKTFIVAVIAAASMAGVPPLNGFLSKEMFYETSLEIGELVSETYGGPWAIIFPAVAVAGGVFTLMYSIKLIDGIFLGERTHDHDVPHHVHEAPWVMLAPAVFLVCLIIFFGLYPKFPISVLIQPAYSGLVPHADHLHVALWHGVTTPLLMTIATFAIGLVLYKFYDSIAAWQNSFNDKLPWVSVNYWYDATVNNAKGIAHKFSAFAQPGPIGVYVKMTLLFMIFLIFWPVYKFGIGLGIGIGDILPAGIIYDAQPYEIVLYSLMILAALGAALLPRYLPAVISLSELGFLVALLYVYLKAPDLAMTQVCVETLSTIIFILVVMKVPQKFKEPMPAGKVLVNLLISGVVSFGVLAVMLNANIGVLAPFETFNYYFMEKALAMTGGLNVVNVIVVDFRGYDTIGEISVLSLAALGVYSLILSRAKKVKGGKE